AAATTAAAGCTTTCTGGAATTCACCACGATCAATAAACACCTTAACTTGTGTTGCCCGACGCCCATTTCAACACGGCCATGAATTCCAGAAAGGCAATCACATTGACAGATCCAAGTAGATCCATTACAAACGTGTATGCTCAATCAAAACCAAAATTCGAAGCCGATTATGACTGCATCTGGATTGCAACCAAAGCGAATTGCCTTGTTTATCATGTCGCTTCAACCCGGTGGTGCTGAGCGGGTCATCAGCAAACTTGCCAACCATTGGGCTGACAAAGGGCATAAGGTCACTCTCGTCACGCTTGCAGCTCCAGGCAAAAAACCATTTTACCCTTTAAACAAAGCCGTCACTTTGTTGCAACTTAGCCGAGCTACGCAGCAACCTTTCCTGGGCGGAAGCAAGCTGCAACAGTGGCTAGTTAAGCAAACCTGGGGACGGCGTTTGTTGAAAGTGCAAGCCATTTTGCGCCTTCGCTCGATCATTAAACAACTTAAACCCGACGTCATTGTCTCATTTATTGATTTAATGAATATGGTGGTATTGATTGCCTCGAAGGGCTTGGAAATTCCAGTCATCGTTTCCGAACGCATCGATCCTAATCACCACCATATATTTATTCTGCTGAGAAAACTTAGAGCTTTGACATATTCGTGGGCCAGTAAAATCGTTGTGCAAACGAGGTCAGCAAAGAGCTATTTTTGCAAAACACCAAAAGACAAACTGAGCATAATCCCCAATGCTGTTGCGGCTCCCACAATAAAAACTAGCAAGTCTAAAATTCCACTCACCCGCATTGTTGCTGTGGGGCGTTTAGACTCCCAAAAAGATCATTCCACGCTGATTCACGCCTTTGCTGGGGCTGTTTTAAGGCAACCGCAGCTCAGGCTTACAATTTATGGAGAGGGCAAGGAGCGCTCCAAGCTAGAACGGCTCATCCAAACTCTTGGTCTTACAAAACAAATACAACTTCCTGGTGTAATCCCTGATATCGAAGCCGCCCTCTTGGACGCTGATCTGTTCGTGTTTCCCTCCAGATATGAAGGGTTTCCAAATGCTTTAGGCGAAGCCATGAGTTTGGGGCTGCCCGTCATTGCCTCCAACTGCTCGGGCAATACTGACCTTATTCGCGACGGCATCGATGGCAGGCTATTTTCAGTGGGTGATACCCAAAGCCTTACTAATTTGATTCTTGAATTGTGTGATGATCCCAAACAACTGCAAAATCTCGGCGGGCAGGCTCAAAAAGTCACGGAACGTTTTTGTGAAGAAAAGATCTATGCTCTGTGGGATAGGTTGATCG
The nucleotide sequence above comes from Pseudomonadota bacterium. Encoded proteins:
- a CDS encoding glycosyltransferase family 4 protein; this encodes MTASGLQPKRIALFIMSLQPGGAERVISKLANHWADKGHKVTLVTLAAPGKKPFYPLNKAVTLLQLSRATQQPFLGGSKLQQWLVKQTWGRRLLKVQAILRLRSIIKQLKPDVIVSFIDLMNMVVLIASKGLEIPVIVSERIDPNHHHIFILLRKLRALTYSWASKIVVQTRSAKSYFCKTPKDKLSIIPNAVAAPTIKTSKSKIPLTRIVAVGRLDSQKDHSTLIHAFAGAVLRQPQLRLTIYGEGKERSKLERLIQTLGLTKQIQLPGVIPDIEAALLDADLFVFPSRYEGFPNALGEAMSLGLPVIASNCSGNTDLIRDGIDGRLFSVGDTQSLTNLILELCDDPKQLQNLGGQAQKVTERFCEEKIYALWDRLIGSRL